Within Desulfobacterales bacterium, the genomic segment ACTATCTGATCAACTGCTGTCATGGGCTTATTTTTACCACGGCCTTGCCGCCCGCGGTTTTGGGAAGCATCGATGCCGCGCTGGACCTGGTGCCGCAAATGGATGCCGAGCGCGCGCAGCTTTCCGCGCATGCGGATTATCTTCGCAACGCTCTGCTGAAAATGGGCTGGCAGACGGGAGCGTCCACTACTCAGATCGTGCCGGTGGTGATCGGGGGAGAAGAAGAAACCATGGCCTTATCGGCCTTTCTGGAAAATAGGGGCATTATGGCCACCGGCATTCGGCCGCCCACGGTTGAAGCCGGGCAATCCCGCATTCGGCTCACGCTGACCGCGTTGCACACCCGGCAGCAGGCGCAACAGGTCATCGATGCGTTTAAGGCCTGGAGCGAGCAGCATGGCAGGTAATTTCCCGGACACGATTTTTGTTGCAGGCACGGATACGGCGGTTGGTAAAACGGTTGTCTCCGCGTTGCTGGTTGCGGGACTTCGCGCGGAATACTGGAAGCCGGTGCAAAGCGGCGCCGAAGCGGGCACGGATACGGAGTGGATACGATCCAAAACGGGCTTGCCGAACACGTTTTTTCACCCGGAGGTATACGTGCTTTCGCCATTTCTTTCTCCCCATGCGGCGGCCTCCCGGGAAGGCGTTCGCATTGATCTGGCTGCCATTCAATTGCCCGAACGCCGCCTGGCCAATCACCTGATTATTGAGGGTGCCGGCGGCATCATGGTGCCGCTGAACGAAAAAGAGACCATGGCGGATCTCATTCATCAGCTTCGTGCACCGGTGCTGCTGGTGGCCCGAAGCACGCTGGGCACCATCAATCATACCTTATTGTCCCTGGAGAAATTGAGAAGCATCAAAGCCAACATTCTCGGTGTCGTCATGAATGGGCCAATCAACCCGGATAACCGGGCCGCCATCGAATCGTTCGGCCATATTCGGGTGATCACAGAAATTCCGCCCATGGCTGTTATCACCGGGAAAAGCCTTTTGGACACGTTCAACCGTTGCTTTGATTTGAAGCGGGCTGCGGCCGCAAGACAGGGGGATGAATGGATTTAAAACAAATTATCGCATTGGCTGAGAATAGGATCGACGGGGAAACCCCCGACCTGAAGACCTTGCGCGCCATTGCCCGCTTTCCCGAAGAAAAGGTATTTCACCTTATGGCAGGGGCGGATCTGTTGCGGGCGCATTTTTTCGGCAACACGGTGCATCTTTGCACCATCTGCAATGCCAAGTCCGGCCGATGCAGCGAAGATTGCCGGTTTTGCGCGCAATCGGCCCATTACTGCACGGATGCCCCGGTCTATCCGTTGCTGGAAAGGCGCAAACTGGTTGAAGTGGGAACACGCGCTGCCGATTCTCCTATCCATCGCTATTCCATTGTCACCACAGGCAGAAGCCTTGCAACATCCGAGGTGAAGGAAGTCGCCGCCGCGCTTTCGGCAGTGGGAAAGGCGGGAATCGAAACCTGCGCATCGCTGGGGATTTTAACTTCGCAGGATTTTGAAATTTTGAAAGCCGCCGGGGTAGGGCGCTACCATCACAATCTGGAAACCGCGGAAAGTCATTTTGATAATACATGTACCACGCATCGCTATGCGGATCGCGTGGCCACGGTTCGGGCTGCCAAGGCGGCCGGGCTGACGGTGTGCAGCGGCGGCATCTTCGGGATCGGCGAAACCGATGACCAGGTGCTGGAATTGGCCCTCGCGTTGCGCGACCTTAATGTCGATGCGGTGCCGCTGAATTTCCTGGTGGCGATTCCGGGGACGCCCTTTGAGAAGTCCGTGGGTTTGACGCCGTTGCGCTGTTTGAAAATCATCGCTTTGTTTCGGTTTGTGCTGCCCGATAAGCAGATTCTGATTTGCGGCGGCAGGGAAGCCAATTTAAGAGAACTTCATCCCCTCGTGTTTTATGCCGGCGCCAGCGGTATCATGACGGGAAATTACCTGACTGCCGCCGGCCGCACCGTGGAAAGCGATTTGGTGCTTTTGAAACAGTTGGGAATGGTGGTGAAAGAAAGGTGCGGCTCAGGTTTGACGACTTCATAAAAAAGAAATTTTTAGCGCGAAACCCGCCAAGAACGCCCAGAAGGAGCCATAGAGCAGCGCTGCAATTGTTGCGATCTTGCGTGAGATCCGGTTATCGTTCCTTCGGCGGCGTGGAAGGGGTGTCACAGGCCCGATAACCACCATATACCAGATTCTCAAAATTATCGATTTCGATCTGTTGTTTCGAAAGCATCTGTTTAACAACATCAGCCAGGGTTACGATACCCACTAATTCGCTATGGTCAAAAATCGGCAGGTGACGAGAATCCCTGGCGACCATTAGCGACAAACAATGGTCCAGCGTGTCTTCAGGTGTCGCGCAGGTAAGGTTCGTCGTCATCAACTCGCCAACGAGGATATTATAAGAGGATTTTCCCTTAAGGATCACTTTCCGACAATAATCGCGCTCCGTGATAATGCCGATGACCTTGCAATCGTCAATGACCATCAAGGCACCGATGTTTTTTTCCGCCATCAATTCCAGCGCTTTGTAAACGGTTTCGCCGGATGAAATAGACCATACGTCATGGCCTTTTTCCGCCAACAGGCTTTTTATGGTTTTCATTTCTGTCGCCTCTTTATTAAATCGTATGAAATCTCAATGGATTAAAATTATACTAACCTTTTGGGATGATTTTAAGTTATTAACTACCATTCCGAAATTATTTTTACAATGTCTGTTCTTCGCTGCTGTCAGACTTCCACGAACAAACCGGTGAGGTTGCCGTCTTTAAGATTCACCAAGCCTTCATCGCAAATTTTGAGATAGGGAATCGCAGCGCCGGTCAGGGTGTTCAGGGACAACAGCGGGTCCGGAAAGGAAACCCCCAGGCCGATTGTCCGTTCATTAATGGCCTTGATATTGGCGGCGATTTCCGCCATAGGCGCTTCCGACAGGAGGCCGAATACCGGCAACGCCAGTTGAGAAATAATTTGCCCGTTAGCGCACAACACGGCGCCGCCCTGCAACTGCGCAACGCTGTTGACGGCCAGGGCCATATCCGATTCATCCACCCCCACCACAATGATATCGGAAGCGTCCCACGTGGCGCTGCAGGCAAATGCGCCGGTTTTAAGACCGAATCCCAGAATGAGCCCGGTAAATAGTTGGCCCGGTGTATGGGTTCTGTCGATGGCGGCGATTTTCAATAGGTTTTGATCGGCTGAAATTTCGATTGCCCCATTTGTTACGGGAAGGCTCATGATCTTTTCCGCCGTCACCAGGTCCGTCACCATTTCGATGACGCGAACGCTTGCAACCGCCTTGCTTGAAAAGGGCGCTTGAATGATAAAATCAGCAGGTGTTAGCGCTTTAGGCAATGCAATACTATGTTTGCTTTGGTGAGAGTAGGGATGCTTTCTCGGCGCAACGGTTAATTGGCCGTTTCGGGCGACTACCTTTCCGCAACTGATGACGAGTTCCGGTGAAAAAGTGCTTGGATTGGGTAATATCAGCATATCGGCGTACCTGCCGGGCGCGATACCGCCGACCAGATGCTCGATGGAAAAATGCGTTGCTACGTTGAGCGTAACCATTTGAACGGCCGTGATGGGATCAATGCCATACCCCACCGCCTGCTGCACGACATGTTCCATGTATCCTTTTTCAATCAATTCGCCTGGCGCGATGCTGTCGGTGCAAAGAATCAACCGGCGTAGATCGACATTCCTGTCTTTTATTTCCGCGATGGCGTTTAAATCCCGTCGAATGCTTCCCTCTCTGGCCATCACATAAAAGCCCAGCCGCAACCGTTCCAGCACTTCTTCCGCGCTGATGGGTTCGTGGCACGAGGTGATGCCGCAGGCGGCATAGGCCGATAGCTTGTGGTGCCGGGCGCCTGCGGAATGTCCTTCGAGAACCTTGCCTTGTTGCAGTGTTTGTTCAAGTGCCGGAAGATACACCTCGGGAGACTGCAACACGGCCTGCCAGTACGATTCGCCGAGACCCAGAACATCATCTCTGTCCAGCAAGGTTTGCAAATCTTCGGGTCGGATTCCCTTCGTTTTTTCGGAAATGGACACCATGGCCGGCGCAGTGGCATAAATTTTGACCGGCTGATGTTGCAACGACGCTAAAAAGTCCAGCACACCGGCAACACCGCTGACCGGGTAAGGTTCCATGACCTCGGTAATAAGGGTGGTGGTGCCGCCCGGAATCGCATGTCTCAAAAATTCGTCAATGCCATACATAAAGGCCAGATGGGTGTGCCCGTCAATGTAGCCCGGTACGAGCGTCTTCCCTGCGGCATCGATGCAGTGTGTGGCTGGGCCGATCAGCTTCTCAGGCGCCTCTCCCACATAGGCGATGAAATCGCCTTTTACGCCGACCGCGTGGTTTTCCAGAATCTCCGCCGTATAGACATTCATGAGGCTCGCGTTCGTGATAACCAGATCGGCCGCCAGCTTTCCCATCGCGACATTCATCAGTAATCGGGAGTTTCGGTTTTTGACCGCATTGAGGGGGCCAAAGCCATTCATGCAGCGGCTCCTTTCATGTTTTATCAGACCCGCGAATGCCGGGCTGGAATGGTTGACAAATCGCTTTCTTTTGTTCATTCAATATATAGGGTCAGCGGTTATATGAAAAGTAATTTGTGTGTCATGAAACTGAAAAAGGGTATATTCGCTGACGAGGCGTTTACTTGAAACTAGCGGCTATGAACCAGCGGCTTTTCAGCAAAGCGGGCATAAGGATTTGAAAAATGACTCAATATAAAATTCATCCCCTTGTCATGGGAACCAAGGTGTTTGATAAAAGCATGATGACCTACCAATACGGAAACGGTCAACTGTATACAATTCCGATTTACTGCTGGTATATTGAGGGCGGTGACCAAAAAATTCTTGTGGATACCGGGGAAATGAACCCGATTCAGTCCGCGGAAAGGCAAAAAGCCGTCGGAGGTCAAATTTATACCTTTGAGCAGGGTCTGGCGCGTTGGCACCTTTCGCCGAAGGATATTGATCTGATTATTCATACCCACCTTCACAATGATCATTGTGAAAATGACTATAAATGCGAAAATGCAAAATTTATCGTACATGAAAAAGAACTTGAGACCATACACAATCCGCACCCGTTGGATTATCGCTACCTGGTGGACTTTATCGAAGATGTTGAAGATAACGGCCAGATTGTAACCGTTCACGGCGATACCCAGATACTACCGGGAATCACTTGCGTGCATACGCCGGTTCATACCGCGGGCGGCCTGTCCGTCTTTATTGACACCCCGTCCGGCAAGGCGGTTATTACCGGCTTTTGTGTTATCAACGAAAATTTTGACCCGCCCGTTGAAATCAAGGCCATGGAGATGGACGTGATCCCGCCGGGAACCCATGTCAACGTCTATGAGGCTTATGATATCATGCTGAAAATAAAAGAAGCGGCGGATATTTTGCTGCCGCTTCACGAGCCCGCGTTTGCGTCGGTGGATACGATCCCTTAATCCGGCAAAGCCGGAAGCTGGGCGGCTGGGATGCTGGGATGCTTGGCAGCTAACAACCTTCTCCAATGATACACGCTTTTTCGTGCATGTTTCCGATAAAGGACGATGCCCCATGAGTCAGTGCCCGGGGGACTTGCTTTTTCCCTGGACGTTTTGCCCGGTATGGCTGAAATTCCCGTTGGGTTTTAAGAAAGTGCTTTTATTCCATTGGGTTGTTTCTAAACACGGTTAATTGACTATTGGCCTTGAATGGATTAAACGCTAAAATACATGGTGAATAAAATAAGGAGCGTAACGCGAAGACCAATAGCGATTCTTTATCAGCACCGGAGGTGGACAAATGGTGTTAGAATCATTTTTAAAGAAAATCGTCTGGCTGGGGCATGATGGATTTCGAATTGACGGGTCTCGAACCCTCTATATCGATCCGTTTCAGACGTCTTCAACCGTGAAAGCGGATATCATTTTGGTCAGTCACGAGCATTTTGACCATTGCTCTCCGAATGACATCGCGCGTATTCAACAGGACCATACCGTGATCGTTACGGAAAAGAATTCTGCGGCAAAGCTCTCTGGTGATGTACGGGTGGTCACGCCGGGCGATGTGGTGATGATCGGGGAGGTGACTATTACTGCGGTTCCGGCCTATAATATAGGCAAGCCGTTTCATCCAAAGGCGAACGGGTGGCTTGGATTTGTCGTCGAAATCGACGGGGTGCGCGTTTATCATGCGGGGGATACCGACTTCATACCGGAAATGAAGCATCTTCAAATCGATGTCGCGTTGCTCCCGGTTTCCGGCACCTATGTGATGACGGCTGATGAAGCCATTCAGGCGGCTCGTACCATCAAGCCCCGCGTTGTCATTCCGATGCATTACGGAACCGTTGTGGGAGCGGTGAGCGATGCCGAAAGAGTGAAGGCGGCGCTTTCCGGCGAGATGGATGTGGTGGTTTTGAAACCGGCATAATTTTATGATGAGACAATGCCGCTGGCATTACCGGCGCCTTCATCGTAAGGGTAAAGGCTGACTACCGTTACCCTTTGCCCATATATAGGCGAACACAACACTGGGCATCTGTGCTTTATCTTCCGCCACACTCACAAGCCTTTTGCTCAGCCGGCCATCCCCAAGGGAGGCGCCGCCGCCGAACTCGTTTTCCGCCCAATGCTCACAGGCCAACTCATCATCCGGAGTCAGTGCACCGAGACCGGCATCGGCGGATAATCCCATTCGTTTTCTGAACTCTTTGTCGATGGGGTAAACATAGATCGCCTTCCTGCTGAGCGTCGAGTGTTTAAAACGATCCTGCCTGCCCCGCCCCTTGGTCTTTCCCACTTCGATCCAACTTGCAGCCCTGTAGCACGTCCCAGCATAGTGATCGGTATCCACGAAACTCTCTACCAGGCTGGGCCTGTAGCCGAATCGCCGCTCGAAATCCTCGGGTTAAACCGCCTACTCATGGCCAGCACCTTGGAGGCCAGATTCCGACATTGCACACTCGAACGAATCAGAAAACGGCTCATGCCCACCACCAAATCCAGATGCGCTTGCCGCTGTTCGCCATTCCAGCCGATCCACTCATCGCGGTCGTCCAGTTGCAGAGCGGCCGCCGCAAATCCCAAACCGTCAAGCCAACCGTGAGGCGAATTGATGAGGCAACGCAACTGCCGCATTCGAAACTTCCAACCTTTTGGTTACAATGCAATTCTAATTTCAGAAAAAAATTATAGTACATTTATTCAAAAGTGTACCGAAGCTTTACTTTTATGAGACATTGTAGCTTGAGCCGATGGTAAATACCGTGGCATGAAGAGACACCTATTAGGACAGCGGGAAGAACCGAAGCTCACTTGTTCCTTGCGGAACATATATAAAGAAATTTTAGGGCATTTCAAGCTGACTGGATATTGGTATTTGGAAAGCATTACAGCGCATAATTCTTCTATTTCATCATGCCGTTGTTATACGCATAGCCTAAGTTTTGAGTGTTTACGGATCGATGTGTCTGTTTGCCGGTTTGCTCCCGTTTTTTTAAATACATGCTGAGCAAGTATAATATTATAATGATCAATGATTGTTTGAGTATAGTCAAGAATAAGTTAAAAATTAATGAAGGAGTAAAATGATGAGAACCCTGTTCACCCCCGATATGATTTATAAATGCAGAGAGTTGGGCGGCCGACGGTTTTACAATATGAGCACCGAGTACGACTGGGTAAAGAAAAATGCGTTTGCCTATCCCAAGAAAGAAGCGCTTGTCGACACTCTCTACGGCGTTGAGGCGTCAAAAAGACGAAGAAAAACGTGGCCTCAAGCGCTTAGTGACATCAATTTGCATATTTTCAACCTGATGGAAGCCGGTTTGTTCAAGGGTGAAATGCTCATTTGTCAACTACCAAATTGCATTGAGCACTATTATGCCTTTATCGCCGCAAGTAAAATAGGATGCTGGTTTTTAAGCAATCATGTGGATTTTGGGCAGACTGAAACAAAAGGAATTCTTGAACACGTAAAGCCGACAATCGCAATTATCGTTGCTGACTGGCACGGCAGGGATATCGCGAGATGGTATAAAGAATATCAAAAGCAGCATCCTGAATTAAAAAAGATTTATGTGGTTGGAGAGAATGTCCCTGAAGGAACGGAATCTGTTTCTGAACTGCTTAATCCAAAAATTATGGAGAAATTTATACCGGAAGATCTAGATGCTTTAAAAGTTGGTGTCTACGATCCGTGGTTGATCCTTGAGACCTCTGGAAGCACAGGCCTTCCGAAGCTTGTTGTTCACGGTTCCTACTATTTTCAAACATTTATGGGTAGCTATTCCGAGAAAGCAAATTTTACCAGTCGCGACAGGACCCTTTTGTTCGGCCCTCTTAGCGGCACTGCCGGGAAGGCATACGTATGGATGCCGTTGCATGTGGGTGCCACGGTTGTTTTTCAGACCCATTACAGCGATGAAAGTGCCCTACTGTTAACAGAGGAAGAAAAAATAACGGTATGGGGAGGGGTTCCAGCTTTGGGCGAAAGGGCGCTTCTGGGGTCGTTCGCGGAAAAGTACGACTTGAGTAGTTTGATAAAATTTGCTTCGGCAGGTGGGCCCATATCTAAAGAGATATCATCTCTATTAATAGACAAGGGCGTAAAAGTTATAAACGCATATGGTACTACCGAATCCGGCGGCATTGCATCTTTAAATTACTGGATGAATAAGGACGAGCTGCTTCATACAATAGGGACACCTCCTGCGGGCCATAAAATTGTATTAGTTGACAGCGAGGGCAATGAAGTCCCGCAGGGTGATATCGGAGAGGTATATATATGGTCGATGCATCATGGTTATTATAACCAGCCGGAATACCAGGCAGAGGCGTGGATTGAGGGTGGTAAATGGAAAGGGTATCAGCGGACAGGGGATTTGGGGAAATTCGATGAGAGAGGCCATCTCGTTTTATCCGGAAGATCAAAGGATATGATCTTGAGAGGCGCTTTAAATATCTTTCCAAGAGAAATAGAAGAAATTTTAATAACACATCCTAAAATTAGCCAGGTGGCAATAGTGAAAATGCCGGATCCTGTTTTACATGAGAGAGCCTGTGCCTTTGTAGCACTTAATGAAGGAGAGCAGTTAACCTTGGGTGAAGTGGCTACGTTTCTGGGGAACAAAGGGTTGGCGAAAATGAAGTATCCGGAACGAATAGAAATTATAGATGAAATACCATTTGGTGTAGCGGGAAAGATTGACAAACTTAAGCTGGAGAAACTGATTGCAAAAAAAATAAAAGAAGAAAGTTGTCAATAGCGTTAATGCCCATGCGACGGAAGATCAATACATTGAATCGGAAGGTCAGTCAACAATCTGTAAAGGCTGTTATCGCGGAACGGCCGGACGGGGCGGTTTTTTCCCTGCCGGATCGATTTATGAACCCATAAAACGTAGAGGAGGAGGAAGAAGATGGTGACGAAGGAAAAAAGAATGGGTCTGGTGCACTTTTGGGAGGGGTGTATCAAATCGGTAAGTCTGGTGGTGTTTAACCTTGTCTTGTCTGGAATCCTTGCATCTGCAGCATACGCAATTAATATAGACATGCCTGGGGATGCCAATCTCGACATTAAAACCACATTAAATTACGGTTTTTCCATGCGCTTGGTGGACCCTGATTCTGCACTCCTTAGTAATATCAATGGAGATGACGGCAATCGGAATTTTGATAAAGGAAAATTGACTTCCAACCGTGGCTCGATATCGACAGAGGTTGCATATATTATCAAAAACTTAACCTTTTATACCAACCTATATGGCTTTTATGATCTGGTATATAATGCCGATAATGAAAACGATTCTCCATCGACAAACAATAATTTTGTGGGGGGCCGTATTGCAGAAAATGATGAATTTGACGGTGACACCAGGCAAATTCATGGCAGGTCGGGGGATCTTCGAGACCTTTATGTTTCCGGCGACTTTCGAATAGCAGACCGGAGTTTAATGGTTCGTGTCGGAAAGCAAGTTATTTCCTGGGGGGAATCCCTTGCAACTTTTGGTAGTATATCATCTGCCATGAGCTATGCGGATGCAACGAAGATTAACGTGCCGGGCTACGAGCTGAGGGATGTTTTTCTTCCTACCGGTGCAGGCTATTTTCAGGTTGCGCTTGTGGATGATTTGTCTCTTTCCGGATATTACCAGTGGGAGTGGGAGAAAAATATACTCGATGCAGCCGGTTCATTTTTCAGCACTTCAGACCTGATAGATAAAGGCGGGCATTATTATCTGGGCGCGCCAAACATGGTGGCTTTTACCCGAATAGCAGATGAGGAGCCAAGCAATGGCGGGCAGTGGGGCGCTTCACTTCGCTACAGGGCGCAGAATTTCTATGATACCGAATTTGCTTTGTGTTACATCAATTATCATGAAAAATTTCCGCTGTTAAAAATTAACCCTGCAGCGGGTGGTTACTACACCGTGTACCCGGAGGATGTCGGACTCATCGGCGCCAGCTTCGGCACGACGATCGGAGATACGAATTACGGTGGTGAAATTGCCTACCGAATGGATCTTCCGGTACAGGTAAAAGCGGGGTTGCCGACTTATGAGGAAGTTGATCTTGTCCAGGTTCTTCTAAATGTATATCACGTGTTTGGTCCCATGTCCTTTATAGACAACACGATCGTGCTGTTCGAAGGCGGTTTTAACTCCGTGTTGGAAGCGGAAAACCTTTCCAAGGATACCGATGCGTGTGGCTATCTGATCAAAACCACGTTTCAATTTTTTCGTGTGCTGCCCAGGGTCGATCTAGAGGTTCCGGTTACTTTTAAACACAAGGTCAAAGGTAAATCCGCTCTTACTGGGACCTGGACGGAACGTGAACATGAGCTCGCCATGGGGCTCGACTTTACCTACGACTTGAATTTGAAATTTAGCCTGAGTTACACGAACTTTTTAGGCGACGCACAAGACTATGCAAAATCGGATCGAGATTACGTGTCTGCCTATATAAAGTATACATTTTAGCAAATTAATAGGGTTTGTAAGCTAATGAAACCAAGAGACGTTTTTTGGGCAGCCCCGGTGAATTCGGTAAATATTAACTTAATTCTAAATAATGATACGGTTCCTTGGAGGTAAAAATGGACAAAAAGATATTGTTTATATTTGGTATACTCATCAGCTTCTGGTTGATAACCGCGCCTGTTGTGATGGCCAAAGTTACTGCCGAAGAAGCGGCGGCGTTAGGGACTACCTTAACCCCCTTTGGGGCTGAGCGGGCAGGAAACGCGGCGGGCACGATACCCGCGTGGGACGGTGGAATAACCGCACCGCCCGCCGGGCTGGGCTATCAGGGGCCGGGCAGCCGATACCCCGACCCGTATCAGGATGATAAAAAACTTTTCAGCATCAATGCCGGGAACATGGAACAATATGGTGATCAGTTGAGTGACGGCGTTAAGGAGCTGTTACGCAAGTATCCGGACACCTACAGACTGGATGTTTATCCTACGCACCGGTCCCATGCCGCTCCAGAGTGGGTTTACGATCACACGAAGGAAAATGCTACTCGTGCCGAGCTTATAGACGATGATAATCATGTGACAGGCGCTTATGGCGGCGTTCCGTTTCCAATCCCCAAAACAGGGGGTGAGATTGTCTGGAATCATACGTTAAGATGGCTGGGAGATGCGCAATCACTTACTTATAATTGTTTTCTTGTGCAGCCGGACGGAAACATCGTTCTTTCCAGCGGTTCGACTATTAATACGCAATACCCTTATTATTATAAGGAAGGGGGGCTGGAAAGCTTCAAAGGAGATTATTTTTTATATCTTTCACTATATATTCAACCTGCAAGAAGGAAAGGCGAGATTGTATTAGTTATCGATTCAGTCGATTTGGCGCACAACCCGCGGAGAAGCTACCAGTACCTGACCGGACAGCGCAGAGTGAGAAGGGCACCCACGGTAGCTTATGACACTCCGAACCCCGCTTTCAGCGGTACAGTTACCTATGACGATGCCTTTATGTTCAATGGGACACTGGAGCGATACGACTGGAAAATTATACGCAAGCAAGAAATGTTTATTCCCTACAATTGTTACAAAGCGCTTGAAAAAACGGCACCATCCGCCAAGTATCAAAAAGGCCATATGAATCCGGAGTATCTTCGCTGGGAGTTGCACCGGGTTTGGGTGGTGGAGGCAACCTTGAAAAGTGGAGAGCGGCATAGTTATGGTCGGCGGATCTTTATTCATGACGAGGATAGCTATATTCTCATTTTAACGGATAGTTTTGATGGACGGGATAAACTCTGGCGAACCAATATGGCCGTCACTGCGAATGCTTATGATTTGCCGGGCGTAAATTCGTTCACTAATATTCATTACGATTTGCCAAGTGGTATTTATGCTACCAATTTTGATCCTACGGAAGCTGAAAAGTTGACGATTTTCAACCAGCGGTTACCGGAAGACTACTTCACGCCCGATCAGATAAGAAGAATGGGGCAATAATTTAAAACCCGGCCTCTCGCGTAGGCTGAAGGGGTTTTCGCGAGAGGCCTATCCGGTTTTCCAAGAGGGGGGAGTATGTTCTTTTTTCCTCAATTATTAATTGCGCCCTTTAAACGCGTATGGCCGTTTTATGCCGCGGTGCTGCTAACGGCTTTTTGGGGCGCAATCCCATCTGCTTTTGCCGTCATGGCGCTACTGGATCTTCCCGCGATGAAGAACGATAAGGCAGCCGAATCAATGCTGACGGATGTAGTCAATACCGGCACCCGTCTTGTGGCCGTTGGAGAACACGGCGTCATCGTTTTTTCGGAGGACAATGGAAAGTCCTGGAAACAAGCAACGGTACCGACAAGTTTAACGCTAACGGCCGTGTTTTTCCCGGTCTCTCAAAAAGGGTGGGCGGTCGGACATGATGGTGTGATCCTGCATTCGAATGACGGTGGCCAAAGTTGGACACAGCAATTGGATGGGCACGGGATTTTAAAAGCCAATGCCTCTTTATCAAAGACGCTTGTTGAAAACAAAGAGGCTGCTCTCTCCCATGCAACGCCAGAGGAACGCGAGAAGTTTTCAAAAGAGCTGGAAGATTCCCGACGCACACTGGAGAAATTTCAGCGGGCTCTTGATGATGACATTTGCTGCGAGCCGTTTATGGATGTTTGGTTCAAAAATGAGAGAGAAGGCTTTGTTGTTGGCGCTTACGGCCAGTTTTGCCGAACGGTGGATGGGGGAAAGACGTGGCAGGCCTGGTGGGACCGAACCGACAATCCGGATCGGCTTCATCTTAACGGAATTACGCAAGCAGCAAAAGGGGCGCTTTTTATCGCCGGCGAAGCCGGAACCCTGTTTCGTTCGCCGGATGGCGGCGAGCATTGGGAAACGCTGTTATCCCCTTATGAAGGCTCTTTTTTCGGTATTGTGGCCAGCCCCAACGATTCGTATGTCATCGCTTTCGGGATTAACGGCAACATCGCTCATTCCGCGGATTTGGGCGAAAGTTGGCGGCA encodes:
- a CDS encoding YCF48-related protein is translated as MFFFPQLLIAPFKRVWPFYAAVLLTAFWGAIPSAFAVMALLDLPAMKNDKAAESMLTDVVNTGTRLVAVGEHGVIVFSEDNGKSWKQATVPTSLTLTAVFFPVSQKGWAVGHDGVILHSNDGGQSWTQQLDGHGILKANASLSKTLVENKEAALSHATPEEREKFSKELEDSRRTLEKFQRALDDDICCEPFMDVWFKNEREGFVVGAYGQFCRTVDGGKTWQAWWDRTDNPDRLHLNGITQAAKGALFIAGEAGTLFRSPDGGEHWETLLSPYEGSFFGIVASPNDSYVIAFGINGNIAHSADLGESWRHILTGTGGALGGGAVCSDGRLMMVSYSGLMLIGSGDTAVFDQQKVGVGLIGVADARDGHAVIVGMRGAKQVPIADDKQGDK
- a CDS encoding class I adenylate-forming enzyme family protein, producing MMRTLFTPDMIYKCRELGGRRFYNMSTEYDWVKKNAFAYPKKEALVDTLYGVEASKRRRKTWPQALSDINLHIFNLMEAGLFKGEMLICQLPNCIEHYYAFIAASKIGCWFLSNHVDFGQTETKGILEHVKPTIAIIVADWHGRDIARWYKEYQKQHPELKKIYVVGENVPEGTESVSELLNPKIMEKFIPEDLDALKVGVYDPWLILETSGSTGLPKLVVHGSYYFQTFMGSYSEKANFTSRDRTLLFGPLSGTAGKAYVWMPLHVGATVVFQTHYSDESALLLTEEEKITVWGGVPALGERALLGSFAEKYDLSSLIKFASAGGPISKEISSLLIDKGVKVINAYGTTESGGIASLNYWMNKDELLHTIGTPPAGHKIVLVDSEGNEVPQGDIGEVYIWSMHHGYYNQPEYQAEAWIEGGKWKGYQRTGDLGKFDERGHLVLSGRSKDMILRGALNIFPREIEEILITHPKISQVAIVKMPDPVLHERACAFVALNEGEQLTLGEVATFLGNKGLAKMKYPERIEIIDEIPFGVAGKIDKLKLEKLIAKKIKEESCQ
- a CDS encoding DUF1329 domain-containing protein, which produces MDKKILFIFGILISFWLITAPVVMAKVTAEEAAALGTTLTPFGAERAGNAAGTIPAWDGGITAPPAGLGYQGPGSRYPDPYQDDKKLFSINAGNMEQYGDQLSDGVKELLRKYPDTYRLDVYPTHRSHAAPEWVYDHTKENATRAELIDDDNHVTGAYGGVPFPIPKTGGEIVWNHTLRWLGDAQSLTYNCFLVQPDGNIVLSSGSTINTQYPYYYKEGGLESFKGDYFLYLSLYIQPARRKGEIVLVIDSVDLAHNPRRSYQYLTGQRRVRRAPTVAYDTPNPAFSGTVTYDDAFMFNGTLERYDWKIIRKQEMFIPYNCYKALEKTAPSAKYQKGHMNPEYLRWELHRVWVVEATLKSGERHSYGRRIFIHDEDSYILILTDSFDGRDKLWRTNMAVTANAYDLPGVNSFTNIHYDLPSGIYATNFDPTEAEKLTIFNQRLPEDYFTPDQIRRMGQ
- a CDS encoding DUF1302 family protein; the protein is MVTKEKRMGLVHFWEGCIKSVSLVVFNLVLSGILASAAYAINIDMPGDANLDIKTTLNYGFSMRLVDPDSALLSNINGDDGNRNFDKGKLTSNRGSISTEVAYIIKNLTFYTNLYGFYDLVYNADNENDSPSTNNNFVGGRIAENDEFDGDTRQIHGRSGDLRDLYVSGDFRIADRSLMVRVGKQVISWGESLATFGSISSAMSYADATKINVPGYELRDVFLPTGAGYFQVALVDDLSLSGYYQWEWEKNILDAAGSFFSTSDLIDKGGHYYLGAPNMVAFTRIADEEPSNGGQWGASLRYRAQNFYDTEFALCYINYHEKFPLLKINPAAGGYYTVYPEDVGLIGASFGTTIGDTNYGGEIAYRMDLPVQVKAGLPTYEEVDLVQVLLNVYHVFGPMSFIDNTIVLFEGGFNSVLEAENLSKDTDACGYLIKTTFQFFRVLPRVDLEVPVTFKHKVKGKSALTGTWTEREHELAMGLDFTYDLNLKFSLSYTNFLGDAQDYAKSDRDYVSAYIKYTF